In Rosa chinensis cultivar Old Blush chromosome 1, RchiOBHm-V2, whole genome shotgun sequence, a genomic segment contains:
- the LOC112178854 gene encoding uncharacterized protein LOC112178854, with the protein MELSAKFAIKEVTLQIIVIKILSASTATRKDTLPANVFKILNHLNLGVGKNDRKTERPEGTDPDRPVRKPNYLIFLTSSLNSLALCDSASHRVTIGLPQSSPLRLCLSALTSHNRSLASLSQPPKYTRVVLIGDSGVGKSNLLSSLQGQIWWFVVACGFVEFEDYIFLYLIQKLGKMNLTNAAK; encoded by the exons ATGGAGTTGAGTGCCAAGTTTGCAATAAAAGAGGTCACACTGCAAATAATTGTTATCAAAATCTTGAGTGCATCTACTGCCACAAGAAAGGACACATTGCCAGCAAATGTTTTCAAAATCCTGAATCACCTGAATTTAGGGGTGGGCAAAAATGACCGAAAGACCGAAAGACCGGAAGGGACCGATCCGGACCGGCCGGTTCG TAAACCTAATTACCTAATTTTCCTGACTTCCTCCCTCAACTCTCTGGCTCTCTGCGACTCCGCCTCTCACAGAGTCACAATCGGTCTTCCTCAGTCCTCACCTCTGCGGCTCTGCCTCTCAGCTCTCACAAGTCACAATCGGTCTCTTGCGTCTCTGTCCCAGCCTCCCAAGTACACCAGGGTGGTCTTGATTGGCGACTCCGGCGTCGGCAAGTCCAATCTCCTCTCCAG CCTTCAGGGGCAgatttggtggtttgtggttgCATGTGGGTTTGTTGAATTTGAAGATTATATATTTCTGTACTTGATTCAAAAGCTAGG CAAGATGAATTTAACAAATGCAGCCAAATGA